The region ATCTAAAACAGCATTTGCAACATCAGAAATTTCTGCTCTAGTAGCTCTTTCATTATGTGTCATTGATAAAAGCATTTGTGTTGCTGTAATTACAGGGATGCAAGCTTCATTTGCTTTTTTAATAAGTCTCTTTTGAATTGTTGGAACCTCATAATAAGGTACTTCAATTCCTAAATCACCCCTTGCAACCATGATTCCATCACTTTGATCAATTATTTCATCTATATTTTCAACTGCATCAAATTTTTCAATTTTTGCAACTAATTTACCTTTATAATCCCCTAAAAGCTTTCTTGCATTCTTCATATCATTTGCATTTTGTACAAATGAGATTGCAAAATAGTCAACCTTATTTTTGACACCCCAAGCAATATCTTTTTTATCTTTTTCAGTAATTACATTAATATCAATTACAGTATTTGGAAAATTTATACCCTTTTTAGAACTTAATATTCCTTGGTTTTCAACTATTGCTTTTACTTCTTTACCTGTTTCAATAACTTTTGCTCTAATTGTTCCATCATACAAATAAATATACTCATCCACTTTTACTTTATCAAGAAGTTCAGGATAATTTGTTGACATTATATATTTTTTATCTGCTTGCTTATAGCCAACTATTTCATCTTTTAAAAATGTTATTTCATCACCTCTAAAAAGTTCAAATTGTTCTTTTAATTCACCAATTCTAACCTTTGGTCCAGAAATATCTTGAAGTACTGATATAGTTGTATTTAAATTATTCATTGCAGTTCTAATATTTTTCAATGTTTCACTATGATACTCATGATCACCATGAGAAAAGTTAAGTCTAAACATATTTGCACCAGCTTTGATTAGCCCTTCAATCATATCTACACTATTACTTGCTGGTCCTAAAGTTGCTAAAATTTTTGTTTTTTTATACATGGGCTTCTCCTAGTTTTTGTTTTGACATTATATCAAATCTAATTTACATTCAAGTTACACTCTTTTGTATAAAATACACAATAAATCCACTTGAAAATGTTACTATATAATACTAAAAAATAGGAGTCTTTACTATGAAATTTTTGTCAGTTTATAAACAATTTCTAATATTCTTTATCATAACTATACTTCTTAGTGGATGTGCTCAAAAACGAGATTATGAATATACAGGTTCAAATACTCAAACAGGAGCTATTATTGGAGGTATATTAGGAGCATTGATTGGTGCAAGCACAAAAGGCAATAGTAAAGCAAAAAGAGCTCTTATTGGTGGAGTAATTGGAGCATCAGTTGGGGGAGCAATTGGTTATTCTATTGAGAAGCAAGCAGAAGATGTAGCAAAAGAACTTGATACAAAAGTTGATAATAGTTCTGATGCAATTAAAAATGAAAACAAAGACTTAATTGTTTCAAATACAGATAAATATGTAAAAATCACACTAAAAGAGAGTATGGTATTTGCAACAGATTCAGCTTATCCTACTAATGAAGCATCACAAAGAATTAATAAAATCTCTAAGGTTTTAAGAAATTATCCTAACACTACTGTGCAAGTTGTAGGATTTACAGATAATAGAGGAAGCTATTTATATAATCTTAAACTATCAAAAAAAAGAGCTTTAAACGTAGGACAAGTATTATATGAAAGTGGAATTACAAATGAAGTGTTTTCAAAAGGATGTTCTTACGAAAAACCTATAGTTCCAAATGATTCTTTGGAGAATATGGCTTTAAATAGAAGAGTAGAAATATATCTATATCAAGATGTTAATAAAATAGTCGACCCTTGTAAAAATTATTAAAAATTTTAAAATTTTTAATAATTTCACTTTTTTCACACTATTTTTATTTAGAATTCTTTTGGATTTGTACCCTAACAAAATCTACTTTTATCTAAAGGTTAAATCCTTTAGATTTTAAGCCCGAGGTTTATCTAGTAGATATTAATTGAACGATAAAACAAAAATATTAAAAAAATTTAAATCATTAAGCTATAAAGGGTTAGCCACCTTTATAGCTTTTTTAGATAAACTTCTATCATGAAAAAAGAAAAATTTAGTGATTACTTCAACAAGTGGCTATACAGTAACAACGGATACTATTCAAACTATAAAACAATTGGTAAAGAAGGGGATTTTTTCACTTCTGTTTCAACCTCATCTTTTTTTGGTGGTTCAATAGGTAAAAAAATTGTTGATACTATAAAAAAAGGTACCTTACCCCAAAATACAACTATTTTAGAAGTGGGTGCGCATCATGGTTATTTGCTTGCTGATATTATTCAATTTATCTATACCCTTGAACCAAAACTTCTTGATACACTTAATTTTGCCATTGTAGAAAGATTTGAAAACTTACAAATACAACAAAAAAACTATTTAGAAAAGTCTTTTGGTGATGCCATAAAATTAACTCATTATAAAGATATAAGTGAAGTTGTTTTACCCCACGCTTTTATAGTTGCAAATGAGATATTTGATGCCTTTGCATGTGAATTAGTATATACAAAAAATGAACAATTAAATATGGCATTTGTAAAGAACCACAAGATATTTTTTGAACCCTGCAATGATGAAAAGATTATAAATCATTGTAAAAAATATAAGATTGAAAAGGGGGAGATTGCAATTGGTTATGAAGATTTTGCCCAAACTATATGCAAAAACATAAAAAACTTTTCTTTTTTAACTTTTGATTATGGAGATAGAATCCCTAGAAATGATTTTTCTACAAGAATCTACTTTAAACATGAAGTTTTCCCAATTTTTGAAGAAAAATTAAAACTTGAAAATTACTATTTAAAAGCTGATATAACTTACGATGTATATTTTAAACACTTAAGTGATTGTTTTGAGAAGCTAAATGTAAAAAATATAACTTTTAAAACACAAGTTCAAGCCTTGATTGATTTTGGGATTACTGAACTTTTAGAACTTTACAAAAAAAATGTAGATGAAAACTCATATTTAAGAGAATCACAAAAAATAAAAACATTAATTGAACCAACAGGAATGGGGGATAGATTTAAAATGCTACTTATTGAAAAGTAGCATTTATGATTCTAATTTTTTAATCTCTTCATACTCTTCATCTGAAAATATTCTTGAACGAGTTATAAACTGATATCCATGGTCGATTTCAATTGAAAAAGAGTTTCCAAAAGCTGCTTTTTCCTCTTTTACATCAATTATTATCTGTGAGTGTCTAAAATACTCAAATTGATCTTTGTCTATAAAAAATTCACAGCCACAAATTTCACCTAATTTTACATTTCTACTAGGTACATAAAAATCGCCTTTTTCATAACACATAGGAGCTGTACCATCACAACATCCACCACTTTGATTAAAGACCAAATCCCCATGCTCTTTTTTTAACATTTCAACAACTTCTTTTGCATCGTCACTTACGATAACTCTTCTTGTATCCATAATTTATCCTTTAATATAGGGAATAATCCCTATATTTATTAATATCTATTAAAAGAATCCTAAGGCATTTTTGCTGTAAGAAGTTAAGATATTTTTTGTATGTCTGTATGAATTTAACATCATCATATGAGTTTCTCTACCTATACCTGATTTTTTATATCCACCAAATGAAGCATGAGAAGGATACATATGGTAGCAGTTTACCCAAACTCTACCTGCTTGAATTGCTCTTGACATTTTGTGTAATTGATGTGCATCTCTTGACCATACACCAGAACCTAATCCATATACAGTATCATTTGCAATTTCAATTGCTTCCTCTTCATCTTTAAAAGTAGTAACAGCTAATACTGGTCCAAAAATCTCTTCTTGGAAAATTCTCATTTTATTGTGACCTTTAAAGATTGTTGGTTTAATATAGAATCCATTTGGATGTTTTTCAGACTCATAAGCTTCACCACCAATTAAACACTCAGCACCCTCTTCTTTACCGATTTTAATATAATCTAAGATTTTCTCTTTTTGGTTAAGAGAGCATTGAGCTCCCATCATATTTTCAACATCAAGAGGATCACCTAATTTAATAGCTTTCACTCTTTCTAATACTCTTTTCATAAATGGCTCATAAATTGACTCTTGAATAAGTGCTCTTGATGGACAAGTACAAACCTCACCTGAGTTAAATGCAAATAATACTAATCCTTCAATAGCTTTGTCAAAGAACTCATCATCTGCATCCATAATTGATTCAAAGAATATATTTGGAGATTTTCCACCAAGTTCCAGTGTTGAAGGAATAATATTTTCAGTTGCATATTGCATAATTAACTGACCAGTTGTAGTTTCCCCTGTAAATCCTACTTTTTTAATATCTGGGTGAGTTGCTAAATATTTACCTATTTTACCACCTGAACCATTAATAATATTTATAACACCTTTTGGTAAAACATTTTGAATTGTTTCCATTAATAATAAAATTGATTTTGGTGTAGCTGATGCTGGTTTCATAACAACACAATTTCCAGCTGCTAATGCAGGAGCTAATTTCCATGCTGCCATTAATAATGGAAAATTCCATGGAATAATTTGTGCTACAACTCCATATGGTTCAAAAACCTCTTGTGAAATTG is a window of Halarcobacter sp. DNA encoding:
- a CDS encoding aldehyde dehydrogenase family protein, with product MSAKIYEKPTFKPQYENFIGGEWVAPKSGEYFDNISPVDGDVLTRIPRSNEEDVELAVQAAKTAFESYKHTSVIERSTMLNRVADAIEANLEALAVVETLDNGKTVRETLNADLPLVVDHFRYFASVIRAESGTVADLDEDTISQEVFEPYGVVAQIIPWNFPLLMAAWKLAPALAAGNCVVMKPASATPKSILLLMETIQNVLPKGVINIINGSGGKIGKYLATHPDIKKVGFTGETTTGQLIMQYATENIIPSTLELGGKSPNIFFESIMDADDEFFDKAIEGLVLFAFNSGEVCTCPSRALIQESIYEPFMKRVLERVKAIKLGDPLDVENMMGAQCSLNQKEKILDYIKIGKEEGAECLIGGEAYESEKHPNGFYIKPTIFKGHNKMRIFQEEIFGPVLAVTTFKDEEEAIEIANDTVYGLGSGVWSRDAHQLHKMSRAIQAGRVWVNCYHMYPSHASFGGYKKSGIGRETHMMMLNSYRHTKNILTSYSKNALGFF
- a CDS encoding SAM-dependent methyltransferase, encoding MKKEKFSDYFNKWLYSNNGYYSNYKTIGKEGDFFTSVSTSSFFGGSIGKKIVDTIKKGTLPQNTTILEVGAHHGYLLADIIQFIYTLEPKLLDTLNFAIVERFENLQIQQKNYLEKSFGDAIKLTHYKDISEVVLPHAFIVANEIFDAFACELVYTKNEQLNMAFVKNHKIFFEPCNDEKIINHCKKYKIEKGEIAIGYEDFAQTICKNIKNFSFLTFDYGDRIPRNDFSTRIYFKHEVFPIFEEKLKLENYYLKADITYDVYFKHLSDCFEKLNVKNITFKTQVQALIDFGITELLELYKKNVDENSYLRESQKIKTLIEPTGMGDRFKMLLIEK
- a CDS encoding DUF779 domain-containing protein yields the protein MDTRRVIVSDDAKEVVEMLKKEHGDLVFNQSGGCCDGTAPMCYEKGDFYVPSRNVKLGEICGCEFFIDKDQFEYFRHSQIIIDVKEEKAAFGNSFSIEIDHGYQFITRSRIFSDEEYEEIKKLES
- the pyk gene encoding pyruvate kinase, translating into MYKKTKILATLGPASNSVDMIEGLIKAGANMFRLNFSHGDHEYHSETLKNIRTAMNNLNTTISVLQDISGPKVRIGELKEQFELFRGDEITFLKDEIVGYKQADKKYIMSTNYPELLDKVKVDEYIYLYDGTIRAKVIETGKEVKAIVENQGILSSKKGINFPNTVIDINVITEKDKKDIAWGVKNKVDYFAISFVQNANDMKNARKLLGDYKGKLVAKIEKFDAVENIDEIIDQSDGIMVARGDLGIEVPYYEVPTIQKRLIKKANEACIPVITATQMLLSMTHNERATRAEISDVANAVLDGTDAVMLSEESAVGIDPINTVETMANIIAKTEEIYPYDKHDKLSYHDQFDVIQATATKLADDMGAKGIIALTSSGLSGMKISRYRPRTNIYMFTHKRRVLNPMCALWGVEPIAKIKEAGASRMIQVMLKHLDEKGMLDKRSTYIATFGYPVGQPGSTNTIKILTPSEMKYYLELPEGKKK
- a CDS encoding OmpA family protein, encoding MKFLSVYKQFLIFFIITILLSGCAQKRDYEYTGSNTQTGAIIGGILGALIGASTKGNSKAKRALIGGVIGASVGGAIGYSIEKQAEDVAKELDTKVDNSSDAIKNENKDLIVSNTDKYVKITLKESMVFATDSAYPTNEASQRINKISKVLRNYPNTTVQVVGFTDNRGSYLYNLKLSKKRALNVGQVLYESGITNEVFSKGCSYEKPIVPNDSLENMALNRRVEIYLYQDVNKIVDPCKNY